The proteins below are encoded in one region of Vulpes lagopus strain Blue_001 chromosome 10, ASM1834538v1, whole genome shotgun sequence:
- the LOC121499835 gene encoding proline-rich protein 3-like, whose product MGLRKLQIQGPQKGIVLGTLETLPSNEKLTLREGQAYAYPSLLGTCLLGPPPMANGKPGDPKSAPNWNPPTYSLHRGPPGLGGPMIPPLLSLPPPPRGRGPIRGGLGPRCGPYGRGWWGANTEPPFPGPGHGSPSRRGFHKEQRNPQRLKSWSLIKNTCPPKDGPQVMEDKSNRPVCRHFAKKGHCRYEDLCAFYHPGANGPPL is encoded by the exons ATGGGGCTGCG GAAGCTTCAGATCCAGGGCCCACAGAAGGGCATAGTACTGGGGACCTTGGAAACCCTGCCGTCCAATGAAAAGCTGACACTCAGGGAGGGGCAG GCATATGCCTACCCGTCactgcttggcacatg CCTTCTGGGCCCTCCCCCCATGGCCAATGGAAAGCCTGGTGATCCCAAGTCAGCCCCAAACTGGAATCCACCCACAT ACTCTCTTCACAGAGGTCCTCCAGGATTAGGGGGACCAATGATTCCACCACTGCTgagcctcccacctcctcccaggggCAGAGGCCCAATCCGgggaggcctgggccccaggTGCGGCCCATATGGTCGTGGCTGGTGGGGGGCCAATACTGAACCTCCTTTTCCTGGACCAGGCCATGGGAGTCCTTCCAGAAGAGGCTTTCACAAAGAGCAGAGAAATCCCCAAAGGCTCAAAAGTTGGTCTCTTATCAAAAATACCTGCCCGCCCAAGGATGGCCCCCAAGTTATGGAAGACAAATCAAACCGCCCTGTCTGCCGACACTTTGCCAAAAAGGGCCACTGTCGATATGAGGACCTCTGTGCCTtctaccacccaggtgccaatGGACCTCCTCTGTGA